A part of Sparus aurata chromosome 19, fSpaAur1.1, whole genome shotgun sequence genomic DNA contains:
- the tnfrsf11a gene encoding tumor necrosis factor receptor superfamily member 11A has protein sequence MRPNFSTSWIVRGWITCVLVGFYAQNVVSKSLTCDEKHYEKNSRCCEKCEPGFRVYTHCTDSQQTKCIKCSRGEYQPGWTEEMRCIQQKFCDPGKGFMMRPENPVAEEPCRCDAGLQCYPINCEFCERIPTCSPGQGLEMDPDSTNGRQICVGCKKGFFSEVNSAGQCKPWTNCKAEGRSEIQPGSAQADAMCGPPVSPAPAPSWVIVSVLSVITVLCLLILLLFCYKDKLKLLSVNLRSCVQNLKRTRIQQETLAPLYHSGAGGGGPGGPKCIPCETSKLICQAPHSPADETPCTFPTSVPDVKVSLPLTEEEGTKGKTQTEAQSEGSGEPEEVSEDEEVTSVSPLLAGSCVCIIPIREPLEVGENEDCSQAVSHGTAGTCSCGGLDGDESGKEEKSESVRSDSGGEKGNGNQDIVVSSKCETGVTSLVSLSPPLLHTSAAIPPSSPHPELCLPLSQAQVRPEFKPHLSDRPLVKQEEFYRLTSTDSTSTDNSAAFTMTSVSPLMTASSVGDLYLDKPAEVSSPEQGQGLSWGDSKGNKLSSVESGLECTPESLHSQLADPTLTSGQVSGNHNTTFISSGQVMNFSGDVIVVYVSQTSLGSDGAGQDDAFGSPVQEEANETAPFFQSCPRSQGDSVSHSTLQDETLPVQEVMEKRPLRK, from the exons AACGTGGTCTCCAAATCTCTCACATGTGATGAAAAACATTACGAAAAAAACTCCAGATGCTGCGAAAAGTGTGAACCAG GCTTCCGTGTGTATACTCACTGCACTGATTCCCAACAgactaaatgtatcaaatgcaGTCGTGGTGAATACCAGCCCGGCTGGACTGAAGAGATGCGCTGTATTCAGCAGAAGTTCTGTGACCCAG GGAAGGGTTTTATGATGAGGCCTGAGAACCCAGTGGCAGAGGAGCCCTGCCGATGCGATGCCGGCCTCCAGTGCTATCCCATCAACTGTGAGTTCTGTGAGAGGATACCCACCTGCAGCCCCGGACAGGGACTCGAGATGGACCCGG ATTCTACTAATGGAAGGCAGATCTGCGTTGGATGTAAGAAAGGCTTCTTCTCTGAGGTTAACAGCGCTGGACAATGCAAGCCATGGACTAA TTGTAAAGCTGAAGGCAGGAGTGAAATACAGCCCGGCAGCGCTCAGGCCGATGCGATGTGTGGACCACCTGTCTCACCTG CTCCAGCGCCCTCCTGGGTTATAGTTTCTGTGCTCTCAGTCATCACTGTTCTGTGTCTCCtcatcctgctcctcttctgcTACAAGGACAAACTGAAATTACTCTCTG TGAATCTGCGGTCCTGTGTCCAGAATCTGAAGAGAACTAGGATACAACAG GAGACCCTTGCCCCTCTTTACCACAGTGGAGCCGGAGGAGGCGGTCCAGGAGGCCCCAAATGTATACCATGTGAAACAAGCAAACTCATCTGTCAAGCACCGCACAGTCCAGCTGATGAGACCCCTTGTACATTCCCCACCTCAGTTCCCGATGTCAAGGTGTCGCTGCCCCTCACAGAGGAAGAAGGGACCAAGGGGAAGACACAGACGGAGGCTCAGAGTGAAGGGTCCGGAGAACCGGAGGAGGTGTCGGAAGATGAGGAGGTCACAAGCGTGTCTCCTCTTTTGGCAGGTTCTTGTGTGTGCATCATTCCCATCCGTGAGCCACTGGAGGTAGGGGAGAATGAGGACTGTAGCCAGGCAGTCAGCCACGGGACTGCAGGAACCTGCTCGTGTGGAGGGCTCGATGGAGACGAAAGTGGCAAAGAGGAGAAAAGTGAGAGTGTAAGGTCCGACAGTGGCGGAGAAAAGGGGAATGGAAACCAAGACATTGTGGTTTCGTCCAAGTGTGAGACAGGTGTTACATCacttgtctctctttctcctccactcctccacacCTCCGCGGCAATCCCTCCGTCCAGTCCACATCCTGAACTCTGCCTGCCGTTGTCTCAGGCTCAGGTGAGGCCGGAGTTCAAACCTCACCTGAGTGACAGGCCGCTGGTAAAACAGGAGGAATTTTACAGGCTGACAAGCACAGACTCCACCTCAACAGATAATAGTGCAGCCTTCACGATGACCTCGGTTAGCCCCTTGATGACTGCCTCATCTGTCGGAGATCTCTACCTGGACAAGCCGGCTGAGGTCTCGAGCCCGGAGCAAGGCCAGGGACTTTCCTGGGGGGACAGCAAGGGAAACAAACTCTCTTCTGTGGAGTCAGGACTGGAGTGCACACCTGAGAGCCTCCATAGTCAGCTGGCTGACCCAACTCTTACCTCAG GTCAGGTGTCTGGGAACCACAACACCACCTTCATCTCCAGTGGTCAGGTGATGAACTTCAGCGGCGATGTCATCGTCGTCTACGTCAGCCAGACGTCTCTAGGCAGCGACGGGGCGGGCCAGGACGACGCCTTTGGGAGCCCCGTCCAGGAAGAGGCCAACGAGACCGCCCCGTTTTTCCAGAGCTGCCCGAGGTCACAAGGTGACTCCGTTTCCCACAGCACCTTGCAAGACGAGACACTGCCAGTCCAGGAAGTGATGGAGAAGCGGCCACTGCGCAAGTGA